One region of Equus caballus isolate H_3958 breed thoroughbred chromosome 23, TB-T2T, whole genome shotgun sequence genomic DNA includes:
- the LOC138920283 gene encoding spermatogenesis-associated protein 31D1-like isoform X2 has protein sequence MASTASGTESSFTLSSAFSEVPPGDLTPSPPPDPSPPPPSVLSPNPTTPLAGFLSPSPPGHSMPPEPSPPLESKFPADHCPPQPLALPPLPPHDTQATGPILQPETTLSLNTIFSLDRTLSQDINPSPNLSQIINPTDSLACHHTPPSLSVSPPTDHPLTVARSKSVSILLKSVPENSSPDSPGGLSTYVPTIRGTDHSSLSISELSWWQACAKDLFLAPSTLAPCAFNREFLALHSSESSLERHPTANLIERGNLSFLSPHVLALLERQVRKRSDFLMWREKEKEKGSFPKKLRPDYPLNPSRKMLESNADECDSAFSLPFWSSAGKPKELHMHGQPPYPKILEDHLQEKCTQLFWGLPSLHSESLPSAIRDSSDCTTIFLFNTISNASMGQESPVPLHRPPPSLPEIQPQPLPQTLPQSQPLPLTQVKSQAHLKSSLPILPSGPLPQRRICGVCHHRPRDESESLTSSEIQQLEWKVLQKQQESLWGSPSVVQRSQEEFCPSAPNFPYHQASQAHASISTLPVEFPLSDELRKKLEHHLRKRLIQHRWGLPRRIRECLSLMMPPRDFSEIAKSESNRGLSRISVNKDLNVGLSQSKSFHDRGSELLQGEKEMGKDQGHSPENGPKAHLLSDPESSSDKDPAYDSEKDLNSHVASLSGKNSRALEESLDQKQLENVLKAHLSKKFEEISEARLPGTVRSSWHASKQTLLLSDKSRTQITQRSLPPSVGGDSSLNTFQELCFIDSSAQQMMETHIKSFRMTMEWGLPCRVLESIQAFKLEDAASQSLPYFYCAPSNNPTLEVDSKSRGFEPHRGSSKSALQEKAETTNSALVLDRLCPATSPMGRQGQGVPRQSPSGINQEIAEVVQRSKGARQTHLPVTCGITGKASQKFTQLGNRCPPELPARQAGAKHETKDERVSPSDRRAGRQDKKMKSEPFSVHNTARDIFRAKELNALQSKTGNVLTTSKPGSPQMRRGNHSKIEITGTIESPAPKRQAPQDPKSSDLKEHLLRELKSKLEKRNQSQVQGQHTDRSPASESLTYKASLTHAHGVSPGDMGASQVLHVHLEDSGISRQQRQEPWVPKKDLKRYEDKKFPPATMRVSPPGPNKEELGGGDAGLGTSQPTRKTFATQITASEGTLGSKSSHTSSQKAQPPPESLLRKKMNHIFQWLRPGTKGKNQEHPQEKGSPISSAQSRGLVKGRAAVTGTTTAQKTRTVPGKFPVEKLGQRCAAEVTRPQEPLPSLRKFVKTWQKAEEQAQAEPVQGHPSNYRAPSCKVPNTKSCHHVEVVFAGQNYPTCSRRIRDQNRHPQKVMAFKDQLLDQKRPLSVPRREHVPHPSSTCRRQAGPGASSCSHHC, from the coding sequence atggcttccacagcttctgggactgagtcatcattcactctgtcctctgccttctcagaagtccctccaggagacctaacaccatcccctccacctgacccttccccaccgcccccctccgttctctcacctaacccgACGACACCCTTAGCTggctttctttcaccctcaccaccgggtcactctatgccaccagagccttctcctcccttggagtccaaattcccagcagaccattgcccaccccaaccccttgcccttccccctctcccaccacatgacacccaggcaacgggtcctattctccaaccagagaccactctgtctctgaatacgatcttctctcttgaccgcaccctttcccaagatattaacccctcaccaaatttgtcccagataatcaatcccactgattcactggcttgtcatcacacaccaccaagcctgtctgtctcaccaccgacagaccaccctttaactgtggctcgatctaaatcggtttccatcttactgaagtctgttccagagaactcatctccagatagccctggcgggttgtccacttatgtcccaacaatcagaggcactgaccattcaagcctgtcaatttcagaattatcctggtggcaagcttgtgccaaagacttgttcttagcaccttccaccttggcaccatgtgcttttaatcgagagtttcttgctctccattcttcagagtcctctctggagagacaccctacagctaaccttatagagcgtggtaacctctcatttctcagccctcatgtcctggcactcctggagagacaagtccgaaagaggagtgatttcctgatgtggagggaaaaggagaaggagaagggttcttttccaaaaaaacttaggCCAGACTACCCACTAAATCCTTCGCGGAAAATGctagagtcaaatgctgatgagtgtgactcagcattctcccttcctttttggagcagtgcaggcaaaccaaaggagctgcacatgcatgggcagcccccatatcctaaaatcttggaggaccatttacaggaaaaatgtacgcagctcttctggggtctcccatctctgcacagcgagtccttgccctctgctatccgtgactcaagtgactgcaccacaatcttccttttcaataccatctcaaatgcctccatgggccaagaatccccggtacctctccatcgcccacctccatccttgcctgagatccagccccaacccttgcctcaaaccctgccccaatcccagcccctacctctcactcaggtcaagtcccaggcccaccttaaatcctcactcccaatcctaccatctggtcctctaccccagagaaggatctgtggagtgtgtcaccatagaccccgggatgaatcagagtctctcacctcatctgaaattcaacaactggaatggaaagtgttgcagaagcaacaggaaagtttgtggggttcgccctctgtagtccaaagatctcaggaggAATTTTGTCCTTCAGCTCCCAACTTcccttaccatcaggcctcccaggcccatgcctccatctccacccttcccgtagagtttcctctcagtgatgagctgaggaagaaactggaacatcaccttcgaaagaggctcatccaacaccggtggggcctgccccgcaggatccgtgagtgtctgtcactgatgatgcctccaagagatttctcagagatagctaagtcagagagcaatcgtggactctcacggatctcggtgaacaaagatctaaatgttggattgagccaatccaaaagcttccatgacaggggttcagaactgcttcagggagagaaggagatggggaaggatcaggggcatagcccagagaacggcccaaaagctcatctgttgagtgacccagagagctcttcagataaggatccggcatatgactctgagaaagacctaaatagtcacgtggcaagtctgtcagggaaaaattcaagggccttggaggaaagtctagatcagaaacaacttgaaaatgtcctcaaagcacatttgagcaagaagtttgaggaaatcagtgaggctcggctccctgggacggtgcgcagttcatggcatgctagcaagcagacattgctgctttctgacaaatcccgcacccaaataacacagaggagtctgccaccttcagtgggtggggactcctccctgaataccttccaggagctttgcttcattgattccagtgcccaacagatgatggaaacccatattaaaagctttcgtatgacgatggagtggggccttccctgcagggtcctggaatccatacaggcgtttaaattggaagatgctgcatcccagtccttgccctatttctactgcgccccctcaaataacccaactttggaagtggactccaaatccaggggcttcgagccccatagaggaagctctaaatccgctcttcaagaaaaagcggaaacaacaaattcagccctggtcctggatcgtctttgccctgctacttcacctatgggcaggcagggacaaggggtgccgagacaatcaccctctggtatcaaccaagagattgcagaggttgttcagaggagtaagggtgccaggcagactcatctgcctgtcacctgtggcatcacaggcaaagcgagtcagaaatttactcagctaggcaacagatgccccccagagctgcctgcaaggcaagctggtgccaaacatgagacaaaggatgagagagtgagtcccagtgatagaagagcagggcgacaggacaaaaagatgaagtcggaacccttttccgtgcacaacacggccagggacatattcagggccaaggagctcaacgctctgcagtcaaaaactggtaatgtgttgacaaccagcaagccaggaagcccCCAAATGAGACGtgggaatcacagtaaaatagaaattactgggaccattgaaagccctgcaccgaAAAGACAAGCTCCCCAAGACCCGAAGTCATCGGATCTGAAGGAACATCTGTTGAgggaattaaagtcgaaactagagaagaggaatcagagccaggtccaaggccaacacactgacaggtcccctgcctcagagagcttgacttacaaggcctcactgactcatgcccacggtgtctcccctggggacatgggagcttcccaggtgctgcatgtccatctggaggacagtgggatcagcaggcagcagcggcaggagccttgggtccctaagaaagacctaaagaggtacgaggataagaaattcccaccagctacaatgagagtgagccctccgggccccaacaaagaagagcttggtggaggggatgcagggttggggacatcccaacctaccaGAAAGACTTTcgctactcagatcacagcatcagaggggacgcttgggagcaagtcttcccacacctcatcacagaaggcacagcctcctcctgaaagtctgctcagaaaaaagatgaaccacatttttcaatggcttcgtcctgggacaaagggcaagaaccaagaacatccccaggaaaagggcagccccatatcatctgcacagagcagaggcctggttaaagggagagctgccgttactgggaccaccacggctcagaagaccaggacggtccctgggaagttcccagtggagaaactggggcagcgttgtgcagcagaggtcacccgccctcaagagccccttccttccctgaggaagtttgtgaaaacttggCAGAAGGCCGAAgaacaggcccaggcagagcccgtccaggggcatccttccaactacagggctccctcctgtaaagtgccaaacacTAAGTCCTGCCACCAcgtagaagttgtctttgctggccagaattatcctacatgttctagacggatcagagaccagaacagacaccctcagaaagtcatggcgtttaaagatcagctcttggatcagaagcgtcccttatctgtgccccgcagggagcatgtgccccatccaagctccacctgcaggcgtcaagccggcccaggggcctccagctgttctcaccactgctaa
- the LOC138920283 gene encoding spermatogenesis-associated protein 31D4-like isoform X1 yields MEFSQWNVLSFLNSHIELFLSICSTFLDSDHNLTIVCGLCLLLLFLCFLVGIPSLPTFWKTKIYQKRQGRAKRRRKGGTSSGWRNYQREREEKRRLISILKRPLGRPLDTTRFRQLLCPDPSCEVCNSTTAEINRLLEDLEDDTASVSSMASTASGTESSFTLSSAFSEVPPGDLTPSPPPDPSPPPPSVLSPNPTTPLAGFLSPSPPGHSMPPEPSPPLESKFPADHCPPQPLALPPLPPHDTQATGPILQPETTLSLNTIFSLDRTLSQDINPSPNLSQIINPTDSLACHHTPPSLSVSPPTDHPLTVARSKSVSILLKSVPENSSPDSPGGLSTYVPTIRGTDHSSLSISELSWWQACAKDLFLAPSTLAPCAFNREFLALHSSESSLERHPTANLIERGNLSFLSPHVLALLERQVRKRSDFLMWREKEKEKGSFPKKLRPDYPLNPSRKMLESNADECDSAFSLPFWSSAGKPKELHMHGQPPYPKILEDHLQEKCTQLFWGLPSLHSESLPSAIRDSSDCTTIFLFNTISNASMGQESPVPLHRPPPSLPEIQPQPLPQTLPQSQPLPLTQVKSQAHLKSSLPILPSGPLPQRRICGVCHHRPRDESESLTSSEIQQLEWKVLQKQQESLWGSPSVVQRSQEEFCPSAPNFPYHQASQAHASISTLPVEFPLSDELRKKLEHHLRKRLIQHRWGLPRRIRECLSLMMPPRDFSEIAKSESNRGLSRISVNKDLNVGLSQSKSFHDRGSELLQGEKEMGKDQGHSPENGPKAHLLSDPESSSDKDPAYDSEKDLNSHVASLSGKNSRALEESLDQKQLENVLKAHLSKKFEEISEARLPGTVRSSWHASKQTLLLSDKSRTQITQRSLPPSVGGDSSLNTFQELCFIDSSAQQMMETHIKSFRMTMEWGLPCRVLESIQAFKLEDAASQSLPYFYCAPSNNPTLEVDSKSRGFEPHRGSSKSALQEKAETTNSALVLDRLCPATSPMGRQGQGVPRQSPSGINQEIAEVVQRSKGARQTHLPVTCGITGKASQKFTQLGNRCPPELPARQAGAKHETKDERVSPSDRRAGRQDKKMKSEPFSVHNTARDIFRAKELNALQSKTGNVLTTSKPGSPQMRRGNHSKIEITGTIESPAPKRQAPQDPKSSDLKEHLLRELKSKLEKRNQSQVQGQHTDRSPASESLTYKASLTHAHGVSPGDMGASQVLHVHLEDSGISRQQRQEPWVPKKDLKRYEDKKFPPATMRVSPPGPNKEELGGGDAGLGTSQPTRKTFATQITASEGTLGSKSSHTSSQKAQPPPESLLRKKMNHIFQWLRPGTKGKNQEHPQEKGSPISSAQSRGLVKGRAAVTGTTTAQKTRTVPGKFPVEKLGQRCAAEVTRPQEPLPSLRKFVKTWQKAEEQAQAEPVQGHPSNYRAPSCKVPNTKSCHHVEVVFAGQNYPTCSRRIRDQNRHPQKVMAFKDQLLDQKRPLSVPRREHVPHPSSTCRRQAGPGASSCSHHC; encoded by the exons cgtcagggcagagccaagaggagaagaaaaggtggaacatcaagtg gttggagaaattaccagagggaaagagaggagaaaaggaggctaatttctattctgaaaag gcccctaggccggcctctcgataccacccgctttcgtcaactattatgcccagacccctcctgtgaggtgtgtaatagcacaactgctgagatcaatcggctcctggaggacctggaagatgataccgcctctgtgtcctctatggcttccacagcttctgggactgagtcatcattcactctgtcctctgccttctcagaagtccctccaggagacctaacaccatcccctccacctgacccttccccaccgcccccctccgttctctcacctaacccgACGACACCCTTAGCTggctttctttcaccctcaccaccgggtcactctatgccaccagagccttctcctcccttggagtccaaattcccagcagaccattgcccaccccaaccccttgcccttccccctctcccaccacatgacacccaggcaacgggtcctattctccaaccagagaccactctgtctctgaatacgatcttctctcttgaccgcaccctttcccaagatattaacccctcaccaaatttgtcccagataatcaatcccactgattcactggcttgtcatcacacaccaccaagcctgtctgtctcaccaccgacagaccaccctttaactgtggctcgatctaaatcggtttccatcttactgaagtctgttccagagaactcatctccagatagccctggcgggttgtccacttatgtcccaacaatcagaggcactgaccattcaagcctgtcaatttcagaattatcctggtggcaagcttgtgccaaagacttgttcttagcaccttccaccttggcaccatgtgcttttaatcgagagtttcttgctctccattcttcagagtcctctctggagagacaccctacagctaaccttatagagcgtggtaacctctcatttctcagccctcatgtcctggcactcctggagagacaagtccgaaagaggagtgatttcctgatgtggagggaaaaggagaaggagaagggttcttttccaaaaaaacttaggCCAGACTACCCACTAAATCCTTCGCGGAAAATGctagagtcaaatgctgatgagtgtgactcagcattctcccttcctttttggagcagtgcaggcaaaccaaaggagctgcacatgcatgggcagcccccatatcctaaaatcttggaggaccatttacaggaaaaatgtacgcagctcttctggggtctcccatctctgcacagcgagtccttgccctctgctatccgtgactcaagtgactgcaccacaatcttccttttcaataccatctcaaatgcctccatgggccaagaatccccggtacctctccatcgcccacctccatccttgcctgagatccagccccaacccttgcctcaaaccctgccccaatcccagcccctacctctcactcaggtcaagtcccaggcccaccttaaatcctcactcccaatcctaccatctggtcctctaccccagagaaggatctgtggagtgtgtcaccatagaccccgggatgaatcagagtctctcacctcatctgaaattcaacaactggaatggaaagtgttgcagaagcaacaggaaagtttgtggggttcgccctctgtagtccaaagatctcaggaggAATTTTGTCCTTCAGCTCCCAACTTcccttaccatcaggcctcccaggcccatgcctccatctccacccttcccgtagagtttcctctcagtgatgagctgaggaagaaactggaacatcaccttcgaaagaggctcatccaacaccggtggggcctgccccgcaggatccgtgagtgtctgtcactgatgatgcctccaagagatttctcagagatagctaagtcagagagcaatcgtggactctcacggatctcggtgaacaaagatctaaatgttggattgagccaatccaaaagcttccatgacaggggttcagaactgcttcagggagagaaggagatggggaaggatcaggggcatagcccagagaacggcccaaaagctcatctgttgagtgacccagagagctcttcagataaggatccggcatatgactctgagaaagacctaaatagtcacgtggcaagtctgtcagggaaaaattcaagggccttggaggaaagtctagatcagaaacaacttgaaaatgtcctcaaagcacatttgagcaagaagtttgaggaaatcagtgaggctcggctccctgggacggtgcgcagttcatggcatgctagcaagcagacattgctgctttctgacaaatcccgcacccaaataacacagaggagtctgccaccttcagtgggtggggactcctccctgaataccttccaggagctttgcttcattgattccagtgcccaacagatgatggaaacccatattaaaagctttcgtatgacgatggagtggggccttccctgcagggtcctggaatccatacaggcgtttaaattggaagatgctgcatcccagtccttgccctatttctactgcgccccctcaaataacccaactttggaagtggactccaaatccaggggcttcgagccccatagaggaagctctaaatccgctcttcaagaaaaagcggaaacaacaaattcagccctggtcctggatcgtctttgccctgctacttcacctatgggcaggcagggacaaggggtgccgagacaatcaccctctggtatcaaccaagagattgcagaggttgttcagaggagtaagggtgccaggcagactcatctgcctgtcacctgtggcatcacaggcaaagcgagtcagaaatttactcagctaggcaacagatgccccccagagctgcctgcaaggcaagctggtgccaaacatgagacaaaggatgagagagtgagtcccagtgatagaagagcagggcgacaggacaaaaagatgaagtcggaacccttttccgtgcacaacacggccagggacatattcagggccaaggagctcaacgctctgcagtcaaaaactggtaatgtgttgacaaccagcaagccaggaagcccCCAAATGAGACGtgggaatcacagtaaaatagaaattactgggaccattgaaagccctgcaccgaAAAGACAAGCTCCCCAAGACCCGAAGTCATCGGATCTGAAGGAACATCTGTTGAgggaattaaagtcgaaactagagaagaggaatcagagccaggtccaaggccaacacactgacaggtcccctgcctcagagagcttgacttacaaggcctcactgactcatgcccacggtgtctcccctggggacatgggagcttcccaggtgctgcatgtccatctggaggacagtgggatcagcaggcagcagcggcaggagccttgggtccctaagaaagacctaaagaggtacgaggataagaaattcccaccagctacaatgagagtgagccctccgggccccaacaaagaagagcttggtggaggggatgcagggttggggacatcccaacctaccaGAAAGACTTTcgctactcagatcacagcatcagaggggacgcttgggagcaagtcttcccacacctcatcacagaaggcacagcctcctcctgaaagtctgctcagaaaaaagatgaaccacatttttcaatggcttcgtcctgggacaaagggcaagaaccaagaacatccccaggaaaagggcagccccatatcatctgcacagagcagaggcctggttaaagggagagctgccgttactgggaccaccacggctcagaagaccaggacggtccctgggaagttcccagtggagaaactggggcagcgttgtgcagcagaggtcacccgccctcaagagccccttccttccctgaggaagtttgtgaaaacttggCAGAAGGCCGAAgaacaggcccaggcagagcccgtccaggggcatccttccaactacagggctccctcctgtaaagtgccaaacacTAAGTCCTGCCACCAcgtagaagttgtctttgctggccagaattatcctacatgttctagacggatcagagaccagaacagacaccctcagaaagtcatggcgtttaaagatcagctcttggatcagaagcgtcccttatctgtgccccgcagggagcatgtgccccatccaagctccacctgcaggcgtcaagccggcccaggggcctccagctgttctcaccactgctaa